A region of Mesorhizobium sp. AR02 DNA encodes the following proteins:
- a CDS encoding leucyl aminopeptidase, with translation MNPRPSIAFAKFAAPQTAANRKGTVFVLSADDGGLSDTARAYDPGKTLERAFPVADFTGKFAGVVEILAPEGTSLDRLIAVGAGKAAGLDEYAWLKLGGTIAASLRKATDVAVVLDLVGASADGKDAANLAAGILLRSYSFDKYKTRKDKDDAKADPKKPVKVTIHTADPAGAKKAFAETEAVVDGVLLARDLVNEPANVLGPVEFAAQAKELEALGVKVEILAEKEMKKLGMGSLLGVAQGSPRGARMAIMQWNGGKPKDSPIAFVGKGVTFDTGGNSIKPASGMEDMKGDMGGAAAVTGLMHALAARKAKANVVGIIGLVENAVDGHAQRPGDIVTSMSGQTIEVLNTDAEGRLVLADALWYCNDRFQPKFMVNLATLTGAIMVALGLHYAGLFSNNDELAERLAAAGQATQERLWRMPLGAEYDKLIDSKNADMKNIGGRYGGAIIAAQFLQRFVKDTPWAHLDIAGTAMGSPSSEINQSWGSGFGVRLLDRLVRDHYES, from the coding sequence ATGAATCCGAGACCATCGATCGCCTTTGCAAAATTCGCCGCGCCCCAGACGGCGGCGAACAGGAAGGGCACGGTCTTCGTGCTGTCGGCGGATGACGGTGGTCTGAGCGATACGGCCAGGGCCTACGACCCCGGCAAGACGCTGGAGCGGGCCTTTCCGGTGGCTGATTTCACCGGCAAGTTCGCCGGCGTCGTCGAGATTCTGGCGCCGGAAGGAACGTCACTCGACAGGCTGATCGCGGTCGGCGCCGGCAAGGCGGCGGGGCTCGATGAATATGCCTGGCTGAAACTGGGCGGCACCATCGCGGCGTCGCTGCGCAAGGCAACCGACGTCGCCGTGGTGCTCGACCTGGTCGGCGCCTCGGCTGATGGCAAGGACGCCGCCAACCTTGCTGCGGGTATTCTCCTGCGCAGCTACTCCTTCGATAAATACAAGACCAGGAAGGACAAGGATGACGCAAAGGCCGATCCGAAAAAGCCGGTCAAGGTCACCATCCACACCGCCGACCCTGCGGGCGCCAAGAAGGCTTTCGCCGAGACCGAGGCGGTGGTCGACGGCGTGCTTCTGGCGCGCGACCTGGTAAACGAACCGGCAAACGTGCTGGGGCCGGTCGAGTTCGCCGCCCAGGCCAAGGAACTCGAGGCGCTCGGTGTCAAGGTCGAGATCTTGGCCGAGAAGGAGATGAAGAAGCTCGGCATGGGCTCGCTGCTCGGCGTCGCGCAAGGCTCGCCACGCGGCGCTCGCATGGCGATCATGCAGTGGAACGGCGGCAAGCCCAAGGACAGCCCGATTGCCTTCGTCGGCAAGGGCGTCACCTTCGACACCGGCGGCAATTCGATAAAGCCGGCTTCGGGTATGGAGGATATGAAGGGCGACATGGGCGGTGCCGCCGCGGTGACCGGGCTGATGCACGCCTTGGCCGCGCGCAAGGCGAAGGCCAATGTCGTCGGCATCATCGGTCTTGTCGAGAACGCCGTCGACGGCCACGCCCAGCGTCCCGGCGACATCGTCACCTCGATGTCGGGCCAGACCATCGAGGTGCTCAACACCGACGCCGAAGGGCGCCTCGTTCTGGCCGACGCGCTGTGGTATTGCAACGACCGTTTCCAGCCGAAATTCATGGTCAATCTGGCGACGCTGACCGGCGCCATCATGGTCGCGCTCGGCCTGCACTATGCCGGCCTGTTTTCCAACAATGACGAACTGGCGGAGAGGCTGGCGGCGGCGGGGCAGGCGACGCAGGAGCGGCTGTGGCGCATGCCGCTCGGCGCCGAATACGACAAGCTGATCGATTCCAAGAACGCCGACATGAAGAACATCGGCGGCCGCTATGGCGGCGCCATCATCGCCGCGCAATTCTTGCA